A genomic region of Clavibacter michiganensis subsp. insidiosus contains the following coding sequences:
- the nucS gene encoding endonuclease NucS, which translates to MRLVIARCSVDYAGRLSAHLPLATRLLMVKADGSLLVHSDGGSYKPLNWMSPPCTIVEVEPDDDQALAGVREIWRVVQPKTADMLVVSIHEVLHDSAHDLGLDPGLVKDGVEAHLQKLLAEQIHLLGDGHELVRREYMTAIGPVDILARDASGKSVAVELKRRGDIDGVEQLTRYLELMNRDPHLAPVTGVYAAQEIKPQARTLAEDRGIRCLLLDYDAMRGMDDGHARLF; encoded by the coding sequence GTGCGTCTCGTCATCGCCCGCTGCTCCGTCGACTACGCCGGCCGCCTCAGCGCGCATCTCCCCCTCGCCACCCGCCTCCTCATGGTCAAGGCCGACGGGAGCCTCCTCGTCCACTCGGACGGCGGCTCCTACAAGCCGCTCAACTGGATGAGCCCGCCCTGCACCATCGTCGAGGTCGAGCCCGACGACGACCAGGCGCTCGCGGGCGTCCGCGAGATCTGGCGCGTCGTGCAGCCGAAGACGGCCGACATGCTCGTCGTCTCGATCCACGAGGTGCTGCACGACTCCGCGCACGACCTCGGCCTCGACCCGGGCCTCGTGAAGGACGGCGTGGAGGCGCACCTGCAGAAGCTGCTGGCGGAGCAGATCCACCTGCTGGGCGACGGCCACGAGCTGGTGCGCCGCGAGTACATGACCGCCATCGGGCCCGTCGACATCCTCGCGCGCGACGCGAGCGGCAAGTCGGTCGCCGTCGAGCTGAAGCGCCGCGGCGACATCGACGGCGTCGAGCAGCTCACGCGCTACCTCGAGCTGATGAACCGGGATCCGCACCTCGCGCCGGTCACGGGCGTCTACGCCGCGCAGGAGATCAAGCCCCAGGCCCGCACGCTCGCCGAGGACCGCGGCATCCGCTGCCTCCTCCTCGACTACGACGCCATGCGCGGCATGGACGACGGGCACGCGCGCCTGTTCTGA
- a CDS encoding DMT family transporter: MTPRGAPAPSAPASAASPLALPGGRRVAVQFAAMGTVWGASFLFMKVALEGVSFGQVSWTRLVLGAIALGLIVAARRLPLPKERVVWLHFAVVGVVGSAIPYSLFAWAEQHVTSGVASIYNATTPIMTALLATLAFRVEKLGRRQLAGIALGIVGVVVIIGPWRLAPSAEAAASGEPLLELAGQLACLGAALCYGITFGYLRRFLTHRGIPGVVTAFMQIGMGAAAMVVATPFLATGPVSLDLPVVLSLVVLGVVGTGLAYLWNMNVLLAWGPTATSTVTYITPVVGVALGILVLGETLHWNEPAGAVLVLLGVLLSQGRRRGGRGSAARAAATAATAAPGAGTAAAPAATRTPPTPG, translated from the coding sequence GTGACACCCCGCGGCGCACCGGCGCCCTCCGCACCCGCCTCCGCCGCCTCGCCGCTCGCGCTCCCCGGCGGCCGCCGCGTCGCCGTCCAGTTCGCCGCGATGGGCACCGTGTGGGGCGCGAGCTTCCTCTTCATGAAGGTCGCGCTCGAGGGCGTCTCGTTCGGCCAGGTGTCGTGGACGCGGCTCGTGCTCGGCGCCATCGCGCTCGGCCTGATCGTCGCCGCGCGCCGTCTGCCGCTGCCGAAGGAGCGCGTCGTGTGGCTGCACTTCGCGGTCGTCGGCGTCGTCGGATCCGCCATCCCGTACTCGCTGTTCGCGTGGGCCGAGCAGCACGTCACGTCGGGCGTCGCGAGCATCTACAACGCGACCACGCCGATCATGACGGCGCTCCTCGCGACCCTCGCCTTCCGCGTCGAGAAGCTCGGCCGGCGGCAGCTCGCGGGCATCGCGCTCGGGATCGTGGGCGTCGTCGTGATCATCGGACCGTGGCGCCTGGCCCCGAGCGCGGAGGCCGCCGCGTCCGGCGAGCCGCTGCTCGAGCTCGCCGGCCAGCTCGCGTGCCTCGGCGCGGCCCTCTGCTACGGGATCACCTTCGGCTACCTCCGCCGCTTCCTCACGCACCGCGGCATCCCCGGCGTCGTGACCGCGTTCATGCAGATCGGCATGGGCGCCGCCGCGATGGTCGTCGCGACCCCGTTCCTCGCGACCGGCCCGGTCTCGCTCGACCTCCCCGTCGTGCTGAGCCTCGTGGTGCTGGGCGTGGTCGGCACGGGCCTCGCGTACCTCTGGAACATGAACGTGCTCCTCGCCTGGGGGCCCACCGCCACCTCGACCGTCACGTACATCACGCCGGTCGTGGGCGTCGCGCTCGGGATCCTCGTGCTCGGCGAGACCCTCCACTGGAACGAGCCCGCCGGCGCCGTCCTCGTGCTGCTCGGCGTGCTCCTGTCCCAGGGCCGCCGGCGCGGCGGACGTGGATCCGCCGCCCGGGCAGCCGCGACCGCCGCGACCGCCGCACCCGGCGCGGGCACCGCCGCCGCCCCCGCCGCGACGCGCACCCCTCCGACGCCCGGATAG
- a CDS encoding alpha/beta fold hydrolase, translating to MRLHIDETGSGPRAAVLLHGLMGSAESWWRIAPLLAARGYRVLAVDLPGHGLSDRDPALTVPRAADAVTRAVADAGVARPALAIGHSFGGIVLGEAFPERRPEVVVYVDAPLAPGGGGDPVEIQAAYERDRRNRTAEALRISRPEYSDRDREVEGRAAERFDPATAAALAAVPSYAWQPEPGSIVVRADPSRFVSAEEAARLAASGVDVRGIPGAAHSVWYSHFDAFTSALPEAFG from the coding sequence ATGCGCCTGCACATCGACGAGACCGGTTCCGGGCCGCGCGCGGCCGTCCTGCTCCACGGGCTGATGGGATCCGCCGAGAGCTGGTGGCGCATCGCGCCCCTCCTCGCGGCGCGCGGCTACCGGGTGCTGGCGGTGGATCTGCCCGGCCACGGCCTCTCCGACCGCGATCCCGCGCTGACCGTCCCGCGGGCGGCCGACGCGGTGACGCGCGCCGTCGCGGATGCGGGGGTCGCGCGGCCCGCGCTCGCGATCGGGCACTCGTTCGGCGGGATCGTGCTCGGGGAGGCCTTCCCCGAACGGCGCCCCGAGGTGGTCGTCTACGTCGATGCGCCGCTCGCGCCGGGTGGCGGCGGTGACCCCGTCGAGATCCAGGCCGCCTACGAGCGCGACCGCCGGAACCGCACGGCCGAGGCGCTGCGGATCTCGCGGCCGGAGTACTCCGACCGCGATCGCGAGGTCGAGGGCCGCGCCGCGGAGCGCTTCGATCCCGCCACCGCTGCCGCGCTCGCCGCGGTCCCGTCGTACGCGTGGCAGCCGGAGCCGGGATCCATCGTCGTGCGCGCGGACCCGAGCCGCTTCGTGAGCGCGGAGGAGGCCGCGCGCCTCGCGGCGTCGGGCGTCGACGTGCGGGGCATCCCCGGCGCCGCGCACTCGGTCTGGTACAGCCACTTCGACGCGTTCACGTCGGCGCTGCCGGAGGCGTTCGGCTGA
- a CDS encoding GNAT family N-acetyltransferase has protein sequence MTTTPAPVLVTARFALEPLVVGHAREMVGVLADPALYRFTGGAPPSPAALEARFARQAAGRSPDGSARWLVWILRERASGRAAGFVQATVTGEAPTRVAEVAWLVGTAAQGSGAAAECADAMVEWLREGGVGIVRAHIHPDHAASAAVARRLGLAPTDERVDGEVRWESQAG, from the coding sequence ATGACGACGACGCCCGCCCCCGTGCTCGTCACGGCGCGGTTCGCGCTCGAGCCGCTGGTGGTCGGGCACGCGCGGGAGATGGTCGGCGTGCTCGCGGATCCGGCGCTGTACCGCTTCACCGGGGGCGCGCCGCCGTCGCCCGCCGCGCTCGAGGCCCGGTTCGCGCGGCAGGCGGCGGGGCGCTCGCCGGACGGATCCGCGCGGTGGCTCGTGTGGATCCTCCGCGAGCGCGCGTCGGGGCGCGCGGCCGGGTTCGTGCAGGCGACCGTGACCGGCGAGGCGCCGACGCGCGTGGCCGAGGTGGCGTGGCTGGTCGGGACCGCGGCGCAGGGATCCGGCGCGGCGGCCGAGTGCGCGGACGCGATGGTCGAGTGGCTGCGGGAGGGCGGCGTCGGGATCGTGCGGGCGCACATCCACCCGGATCACGCGGCGTCCGCGGCCGTGGCCCGGCGGCTCGGCCTCGCGCCCACCGACGAGCGCGTCGACGGCGAGGTCCGCTGGGAATCGCAGGCGGGCTAG
- a CDS encoding GNAT family N-acetyltransferase, with product MPASPLAPLLESARLRMRPLGPADVDVVHRLWAERDPRHPAHRRVDDEGHPSRDQVLDRLTVQAEESLRTGIGLLAIERRDEPGVVGYCGLVVGSASVEEPAMAFELLREVHGSGFATEAARAVVDAARATGRARLWSTVRRWNSASVRVLEKAGFTDSGRVTPDPVDGDTVWMVCDLREPAGA from the coding sequence ATGCCCGCCTCCCCGCTCGCGCCGCTCCTCGAGAGCGCCCGCCTCCGCATGCGGCCGCTCGGCCCGGCGGACGTCGACGTGGTGCACCGCCTGTGGGCCGAGCGCGACCCGCGGCATCCCGCGCACCGCCGCGTCGACGACGAGGGGCACCCGTCGCGCGACCAGGTTCTCGACCGCCTGACGGTGCAGGCCGAGGAGTCGCTCCGCACCGGGATCGGGCTGCTCGCGATCGAGCGCCGCGACGAGCCGGGCGTCGTCGGCTACTGCGGCCTCGTCGTCGGCAGCGCCTCCGTCGAGGAGCCCGCGATGGCGTTCGAGCTGCTGCGCGAGGTGCACGGCTCGGGGTTCGCGACGGAGGCGGCGCGCGCCGTCGTCGACGCCGCCCGCGCGACCGGCCGCGCCCGGCTGTGGTCGACGGTCCGCCGCTGGAACTCCGCGTCCGTGCGCGTGCTGGAGAAGGCCGGCTTCACGGACAGCGGCCGCGTCACGCCGGATCCCGTGGACGGCGACACCGTGTGGATGGTGTGCGACCTCCGGGAGCCCGCCGGCGCCTAG